The following coding sequences are from one Epilithonimonas vandammei window:
- a CDS encoding bestrophin family protein has translation MRAYNTKNFLKILVSLHKTDTLKILFPTIFLVGIYCYGVYYLEVEYLHLNSKSSISNIGMIHSLLGFVLSLLLVFRTNTAYDRWWEGRKLWGKLVNDSRNFVIKINSILPENDVKNRTQIAKYLRFFPHFLANHLSKESTRLVLDEDFSDLQKELQHHPPAELVFLLTKKLYQLKKENKISDTEMLFLDTQLSGFLDVCGGCERIKNTPIPYSYSSFIKKFIIFYVMALPVANVVNLGGFMIPITMFVYYVLMSLELIAEEIEDPFNNDENDIPMEAISQNIERSINLISNKA, from the coding sequence ATGCGAGCTTACAACACCAAAAATTTTCTAAAAATCCTCGTCAGTCTTCACAAAACTGACACCTTGAAAATCCTGTTCCCAACGATATTTTTGGTTGGTATCTATTGTTATGGGGTTTATTATTTGGAAGTAGAATATCTGCATCTGAATTCTAAATCGTCCATCAGTAATATCGGGATGATTCATTCTTTACTCGGATTTGTTTTATCTTTGTTGTTGGTTTTCAGAACCAATACGGCTTATGACAGATGGTGGGAAGGACGGAAACTTTGGGGAAAATTGGTAAATGACAGTCGGAATTTTGTTATTAAAATTAACAGCATTCTTCCGGAAAATGATGTTAAAAACCGAACTCAGATTGCAAAATATCTTAGATTTTTTCCACATTTTTTAGCAAATCATCTTTCCAAAGAATCTACAAGATTGGTTTTGGATGAAGACTTTTCCGATTTGCAAAAAGAACTCCAGCATCATCCGCCGGCTGAGTTGGTTTTTCTTTTAACTAAGAAATTGTACCAACTTAAAAAAGAAAATAAAATCTCCGATACAGAAATGTTATTTCTCGACACACAATTATCCGGGTTTTTGGACGTTTGTGGCGGTTGTGAGAGAATCAAAAATACACCGATTCCTTATTCATATTCATCATTCATCAAGAAGTTTATCATTTTTTATGTAATGGCGCTGCCTGTTGCTAATGTTGTGAATCTCGGTGGTTTTATGATTCCGATTACGATGTTTGTTTATTATGTTCTGATGAGTTTGGAACTGATTGCAGAAGAAATCGAAGACCCGTTTAATAATGATGAGAACGATATTCCTATGGAAGCCATTTCTCAAAATATAGAAAGAAGCATCAATTTAATTTCAAATAAAGCCTGA
- a CDS encoding RNA methyltransferase: protein MTKKLKLEELGRIDVETFKKTPKISLVVILDNVRSMHNVGAIFRTADAFLVEKIVLCGITPQPPHREIHKAALGATESVDWIYEQDINGAIDNLKKENFEIIGIEQTSSSQLITDFEINSEKKYALILGNEVDGISDEALENIETFLEIPQLGTKHSLNVSVCGGVVIWEFAKNLGIKK, encoded by the coding sequence TTGACAAAGAAACTAAAACTAGAAGAGCTAGGAAGAATAGATGTCGAAACTTTTAAGAAAACACCAAAAATTTCGTTAGTCGTCATTCTTGATAATGTAAGAAGTATGCATAATGTGGGCGCAATTTTCAGAACAGCAGATGCTTTTTTGGTAGAGAAGATTGTGCTTTGCGGCATCACGCCTCAACCGCCTCATCGGGAGATTCATAAAGCGGCGCTTGGTGCAACCGAAAGTGTGGATTGGATTTATGAGCAGGACATCAATGGTGCAATAGATAATCTTAAAAAAGAAAACTTCGAAATTATCGGGATTGAACAAACTTCGTCAAGCCAATTAATAACGGATTTTGAAATTAATTCAGAAAAAAAATACGCTTTGATTCTAGGTAATGAAGTTGATGGAATTAGTGATGAAGCTTTAGAGAATATTGAGACCTTTCTGGAAATCCCACAACTCGGTACAAAACATTCTCTGAACGTAAGTGTCTGTGGCGGAGTTGTGATATGGGAATTTGCGAAGAACCTTGGGATTAAAAAATAA
- a CDS encoding CBS domain-containing protein, translating into MFIKDYISKDYPAFGVRDSIEEASEVAKEFGYSHVFIVNKGIFLGGLSQPFLEDSPEGNLDSLNIHYERFAIMEDSSLLDSIKLFHTFNANVVAVISKEEKYLGYISCDDIFNEFSKYPLFSENGAILTIQTTGLHYSMTEISQIVESNNGKIYGTFINAIKDDSVEITLKISNENLSSIDETFERYGYVVVHKHYDDEKEELLKDRFGFFQKFLEI; encoded by the coding sequence ATGTTTATAAAAGACTATATTTCCAAAGACTATCCCGCTTTTGGCGTTAGGGATTCTATAGAAGAGGCTTCTGAGGTGGCTAAGGAATTTGGATATTCCCATGTTTTTATTGTGAACAAGGGCATTTTTCTTGGTGGATTGAGTCAACCATTTTTGGAAGATAGTCCGGAAGGCAATCTGGATTCGCTTAACATCCATTACGAGCGTTTTGCAATTATGGAAGACAGCAGTTTGTTGGATAGCATCAAACTTTTCCACACCTTCAATGCGAATGTAGTTGCTGTGATTTCCAAAGAGGAAAAATATTTGGGTTATATTTCTTGTGACGATATTTTCAATGAGTTTTCCAAATATCCTTTATTTTCGGAGAATGGAGCGATTTTGACGATTCAAACAACGGGATTGCATTATTCTATGACCGAAATTTCTCAGATTGTAGAAAGTAATAATGGCAAAATCTATGGAACTTTCATCAATGCCATAAAAGATGACAGTGTGGAAATAACCCTCAAAATCAGCAATGAAAATTTAAGTTCTATCGATGAGACTTTTGAACGTTACGGTTATGTGGTGGTGCATAAACATTATGATGACGAGAAAGAAGAACTGTTGAAAGACCGTTTTGGGTTTTTTCAGAAATTTTTAGAAATA